A window of Lacibacter sediminis contains these coding sequences:
- a CDS encoding phosphotransferase enzyme family protein encodes MSQSVLPVFGLTEKKVKLEAFGSGLINSTWKVTTTSDEYILQRLNHLVFSEPEDIAYNISLIATYLKQYYPDYSFAAPITAEDGASLVYLENEGFFRMFPFVKGSYAKEVVETATEAYEAAVQFGRFTHLLSGLDATKLKITIPSFHDLSLRYRQFMLALENGNAERIIEADALIKKVMDNRAIAEQYQQIKTNPDCKLRVTHHDTKISNVLFNKDGNGLCVIDLDTVMPGHFISDVGDMMRTYLSPVSEEESDFSKIEIRASIFEAIVQGYYSEMKADLTETEKQLFFYAGKFMIYMQAIRFLTDYLNDDVYYGARYEKHNFIRASNQLVLLEKLIAKENELVPLINRILSTNE; translated from the coding sequence ATGTCGCAATCCGTTTTGCCTGTTTTTGGCCTCACGGAAAAGAAAGTGAAACTGGAAGCTTTTGGAAGCGGCCTGATCAACAGCACCTGGAAAGTAACCACCACATCAGATGAATATATTCTGCAACGGTTAAATCATTTAGTATTTAGTGAGCCGGAAGATATTGCCTACAACATCAGTTTAATTGCAACTTATCTCAAACAATACTATCCTGATTATTCATTTGCTGCGCCCATAACTGCTGAAGATGGGGCTTCACTGGTTTACCTGGAGAACGAAGGTTTTTTTCGGATGTTTCCGTTTGTAAAAGGTTCATATGCAAAAGAAGTGGTAGAAACGGCAACGGAAGCGTATGAAGCAGCTGTACAGTTTGGACGGTTCACGCATTTGTTAAGTGGGCTTGATGCAACGAAACTGAAAATTACCATTCCTTCGTTTCATGATCTTTCGTTGCGTTACCGTCAGTTCATGCTGGCGTTGGAAAACGGGAATGCTGAACGTATTATTGAAGCCGATGCGTTGATAAAGAAAGTGATGGATAACAGGGCCATTGCAGAACAATATCAACAGATCAAAACCAATCCTGACTGCAAGCTGCGTGTTACACATCACGATACAAAGATCAGTAATGTGTTATTCAATAAAGATGGTAATGGATTGTGTGTGATTGATCTTGATACGGTGATGCCAGGCCATTTCATCAGTGATGTGGGCGATATGATGCGTACCTATTTATCACCTGTTAGTGAAGAAGAAAGTGATTTCAGTAAAATTGAGATACGTGCATCAATTTTTGAGGCAATTGTACAAGGCTATTACAGTGAAATGAAAGCTGATCTTACGGAAACAGAAAAACAACTCTTTTTTTATGCTGGTAAATTCATGATCTACATGCAGGCGATCCGTTTCTTAACTGATTACCTGAATGATGATGTGTATTATGGTGCACGATACGAAAAACATAATTTCATAAGGGCATCCAACCAATTGGTGCTGCTTGAAAAACTTATTGCAAAAGAAAACGAATTAGTTCCTTTGATCAACCGGATTCTTTCAACCAATGAATAA
- a CDS encoding OmpA family protein — MNKHLLIAALFLLPLMTQSQIGNVLNRAKAKVNQRVNNKIDKGIDEALDEVEGKGKPKPAANNTTDATAPSSKKKVGYASSFDFIPGEKLLYTEDFSQDVIGELPLNWNTTGKGEVVTVDGLSGKWTKMYQNSFYLTGNKTEFPKNFTVEFDLLLAFNYKSYTLPLVTFGMLASSDLATTENELMTNYSKYQSTEVMLRPGYKSTPSYATVKSFIERKDYYKSADQELNSFDDNYNKVIHIAMQMQESRLRIWINSEKVFDIPKALVTQYMFNQLFFKIHNSGYKESEIGFYLGNIKVATGIPDTRHKLMEEGKFSTTGILFNVNEATLQPASYGVIREIAAVLKANPSVRISITGHTDSDGADAANLSLSQKRAATVKDVLVNEFAIDAARMETDGKGESKPVADNKTKEGKAANRRVEFVKL, encoded by the coding sequence ATGAACAAACATCTTCTTATTGCAGCTTTGTTTTTATTGCCGTTGATGACGCAGTCGCAGATCGGCAATGTATTGAACCGGGCAAAAGCAAAAGTAAACCAGCGTGTCAATAACAAAATTGACAAAGGGATTGATGAAGCATTGGATGAAGTGGAAGGGAAAGGCAAACCAAAGCCGGCTGCCAATAACACAACCGATGCAACAGCTCCTTCATCAAAAAAGAAGGTTGGTTACGCAAGCAGTTTCGATTTTATTCCCGGAGAAAAATTATTATACACCGAAGATTTTTCGCAGGATGTAATTGGTGAATTACCGCTTAACTGGAATACGACCGGCAAAGGAGAAGTGGTAACTGTAGATGGCTTGAGTGGCAAGTGGACAAAGATGTACCAGAACTCTTTTTACCTCACCGGTAATAAAACCGAGTTCCCGAAAAACTTTACTGTTGAATTTGATCTGTTGCTGGCCTTCAACTATAAAAGCTATACGTTGCCGTTGGTTACGTTTGGTATGCTGGCAAGTAGCGATCTGGCAACAACAGAAAATGAGTTGATGACCAATTACAGCAAATACCAATCAACAGAAGTAATGCTGCGTCCGGGTTATAAGAGTACGCCCAGTTATGCAACCGTAAAAAGTTTTATTGAACGGAAAGATTATTACAAAAGCGCCGACCAGGAACTCAATAGCTTCGATGATAATTATAATAAAGTAATACATATCGCCATGCAGATGCAGGAAAGCCGCTTACGTATCTGGATCAACAGCGAAAAGGTATTTGATATACCAAAGGCTTTGGTAACACAATACATGTTTAATCAGCTTTTCTTTAAGATCCATAATTCAGGCTATAAAGAAAGTGAAATTGGTTTTTATCTCGGCAATATTAAGGTGGCAACAGGTATTCCTGATACAAGACATAAACTGATGGAAGAAGGAAAATTCTCTACAACAGGTATTCTTTTTAATGTGAACGAAGCAACACTACAGCCGGCATCTTATGGTGTGATCCGTGAAATTGCGGCGGTATTAAAAGCAAATCCATCGGTACGCATCAGTATCACAGGGCACACAGACAGTGATGGTGCAGATGCAGCCAATCTCAGCCTTTCGCAAAAAAGAGCAGCCACTGTAAAAGATGTATTGGTGAATGAATTTGCAATTGATGCAGCAAGAATGGAAACAGATGGTAAAGGCGAAAGCAAACCGGTTGCCGATAATAAAACCAAAGAAGGGAAAGCCGCTAACCGCAGAGTAGAGTTTGTAAAACTATAA
- a CDS encoding c-type cytochrome, protein MKRTLLVAGIVAVGIIAFVSSCTNTSASEEVNKKPLTNAQLIKRGEYLVSAVGCDDCHSPKIMGPGEPEIIPELRFSGYPSARPLQKADSNVVKSGWGLVGSDLTAWVGPWGMSFAANISSDATGIGNWTEAQFFKALREGKYKGLDNSRPLLPPMPWFVYKNFSDEDIRAIFAFLKSTKPVENVVPAPVPFTALKN, encoded by the coding sequence ATGAAAAGAACATTACTGGTTGCAGGTATTGTTGCTGTAGGAATTATTGCGTTTGTGAGTTCCTGTACCAATACTTCTGCAAGTGAAGAAGTTAACAAGAAGCCACTTACAAATGCACAGCTCATTAAACGTGGTGAGTACTTAGTAAGTGCCGTTGGTTGTGATGATTGTCATTCGCCCAAAATTATGGGTCCCGGTGAACCGGAAATTATTCCTGAACTGCGTTTCTCTGGTTATCCATCAGCAAGACCTCTGCAAAAAGCCGATAGTAATGTGGTGAAAAGCGGATGGGGTTTAGTTGGCAGCGATCTTACTGCATGGGTTGGACCATGGGGAATGTCGTTTGCAGCAAATATCAGCAGTGATGCAACCGGTATTGGTAACTGGACAGAAGCACAATTCTTTAAAGCGCTACGTGAAGGGAAATATAAAGGACTCGATAACAGTCGGCCGTTGCTGCCACCTATGCCTTGGTTTGTGTATAAGAATTTCAGCGATGAAGACATCAGAGCAATTTTTGCTTTCCTGAAATCAACCAAGCCTGTTGAGAATGTTGTACCGGCACCGGTTCCGTTTACAGCTTTGAAAAATTAA
- a CDS encoding c-type cytochrome, translating to MKRFKKIAKWTGFILLFIIVALTALTATRQDLRFEAPYPNIKASTDSTVIAQGKHLVYSMAHCADCHSNQNTDSLAQLGIEPTLSGGRKFAFELGNFYSRNITADEETGIGKLTDAEIARTLYYGVNSKGQAMIDFMPFHNVSEEHMTAIISYLRTLKPVKNVVPENEYSTLGKVLKAFLVKPVGPKGTIPKTVTPDTTAAYGNYIVNNVANCAGCHTLRGPTGDYIGEPLAGGNAFVEPGLDTLTPPNLTPHPESRIYGWSKQNFIDRVRMGKLIKHSHMPWNSYKKMTDDELTAIYNYLQSVKPAKTSVEKK from the coding sequence ATGAAGCGATTTAAAAAAATTGCGAAGTGGACAGGCTTTATTCTGCTGTTCATTATCGTTGCACTTACAGCTTTAACCGCCACCCGACAGGACCTTCGTTTTGAAGCACCTTATCCCAACATTAAAGCATCAACAGACAGTACAGTTATTGCACAGGGAAAACATCTTGTTTACAGTATGGCGCATTGCGCCGATTGCCACAGTAATCAAAATACCGATTCGTTGGCACAGCTTGGTATTGAACCTACATTGAGTGGCGGCCGCAAATTTGCTTTCGAACTTGGAAATTTTTACAGCAGAAATATTACAGCCGATGAAGAAACAGGTATTGGTAAGTTAACTGATGCTGAGATTGCACGTACATTATACTACGGCGTTAACTCTAAAGGCCAGGCTATGATCGACTTTATGCCTTTTCATAACGTAAGTGAAGAGCATATGACAGCGATCATTTCTTACCTGCGTACACTCAAGCCTGTAAAGAATGTTGTACCGGAAAATGAATACAGCACCTTAGGAAAAGTTTTGAAAGCGTTTTTAGTAAAACCTGTTGGCCCCAAGGGCACAATTCCAAAAACAGTAACACCTGATACAACGGCTGCTTATGGTAATTACATTGTAAACAATGTGGCCAATTGTGCAGGTTGTCATACACTACGTGGCCCAACCGGAGATTATATTGGCGAACCGCTTGCAGGTGGTAATGCATTTGTTGAACCTGGATTGGATACATTAACACCTCCTAATCTTACACCACATCCTGAAAGCCGCATCTATGGCTGGAGCAAACAGAATTTTATTGATCGTGTTCGTATGGGCAAACTCATCAAGCATAGTCACATGCCATGGAATTCGTATAAGAAAATGACTGATGATGAATTGACAGCGATCTATAATTATCTGCAATCGGTAAAGCCAGCTAAAACTTCAGTTGAAAAAAAATAA
- a CDS encoding CPBP family intramembrane glutamic endopeptidase: MKKKKLLYLLQIALLFGFIYNPWTKFPYTFLLLSLFVLLISYVEDGDLSAVGLNARGSLFKIILQAAGLFLIIEPVMDFIVQPIMNRLAQDVPDFSSFQSIENNTGKYLKYLTYIWISAAFGEELFFRGFLNSRFSELFSGLRGNVVLTAISSSLLFAAPHLYQGLSGLVMTFLFGLVFFFIYRKFGYNLWITILLHGFVDTFFITLAYTGNLSYYKIPDSLFI; encoded by the coding sequence ATGAAAAAGAAAAAACTGCTTTACTTATTACAGATAGCGCTTCTGTTTGGCTTTATATATAACCCGTGGACAAAATTTCCGTATACATTTTTACTGTTGAGTTTGTTTGTACTGTTGATCAGTTATGTTGAAGACGGTGATCTTTCTGCAGTTGGGTTAAATGCCAGGGGAAGTTTGTTTAAAATAATTCTGCAGGCTGCAGGATTATTTTTGATCATAGAACCGGTAATGGATTTTATTGTACAGCCAATAATGAACAGACTAGCGCAGGATGTACCGGATTTTAGTTCTTTTCAATCAATTGAAAACAACACGGGTAAGTATCTGAAATACCTTACTTATATCTGGATCAGTGCTGCGTTTGGCGAAGAATTATTTTTTCGTGGTTTTCTCAACAGCCGATTTTCTGAATTATTTTCTGGTTTACGTGGTAACGTTGTACTTACAGCGATCAGTTCTTCACTTTTATTTGCAGCTCCGCATTTATACCAGGGCCTGTCAGGTTTGGTCATGACGTTTTTGTTTGGCCTTGTCTTCTTCTTTATCTACAGAAAGTTTGGCTACAATTTGTGGATCACTATTCTGCTGCACGGTTTCGTTGATACGTTTTTTATTACACTGGCTTATACGGGCAACCTGTCGTACTATAAAATTCCTGACTCCTTATTTATATAA
- a CDS encoding S41 family peptidase — MKKAIQVFVFLFSFGSVYAQSNGADGSSLFSAEQLRADLDSLHSWVLSSHPKLYSNADSMATEKKWQQVRSELKSSMSRSAFMKILAPLLAQYNDAHTFVETDFESPDLLVFKANGGRFLSYEVTIEGNEVWVKKDIDSLVQVKPGSRILSINDKPIQEIITELYNAMSGDYKANRLASVSRLFGFLLWNQYSWSAPFSIQLKEPDGAVRSIKSSAVSVDDYLKNLFPSPLWTMDIYPDENLAVIECRSYSGNMERIREKLDSFFTIIKQKNIQHVALDLRRNGGGNSAIGTLFLSYLTQKPLISVNSKSFRESKRLHELPADFWLKKQFDNALKTWKRDGEFLTTYFESDSPPALAKPELFFRGQFYLLTSARTYSSAHMTAMQVKCSNLGVIIGQPTGEQIDLTGEILSSKLPNTNILVYIPTARFTASCKWKEKMGVQPDHIVAFDPKHLTHAVDTEIAYLKQLIKTKK; from the coding sequence ATGAAAAAAGCAATACAGGTTTTTGTCTTTTTATTTTCTTTTGGAAGCGTGTATGCCCAATCAAACGGAGCAGACGGTTCTTCTTTATTTAGTGCAGAACAATTGCGTGCAGATCTTGATTCACTTCATAGCTGGGTACTTTCTTCTCACCCAAAACTGTACAGTAATGCTGACAGCATGGCAACAGAAAAAAAGTGGCAGCAAGTACGGAGTGAATTAAAAAGCAGCATGTCCCGTTCGGCATTTATGAAAATACTTGCTCCTTTGCTGGCCCAGTATAATGATGCTCATACGTTTGTTGAAACTGATTTTGAAAGTCCGGATCTGCTGGTATTTAAAGCAAATGGCGGTCGTTTTCTTTCTTATGAAGTAACCATAGAGGGAAATGAAGTTTGGGTTAAAAAGGATATTGATTCACTTGTACAGGTTAAACCCGGCAGCCGCATTTTATCCATCAACGATAAACCAATACAGGAAATTATAACCGAGTTGTACAATGCCATGTCGGGTGATTACAAAGCGAATCGTCTTGCAAGTGTGTCACGGTTATTTGGATTTCTATTGTGGAATCAATACAGTTGGTCGGCACCATTCTCCATTCAATTAAAAGAACCTGATGGAGCGGTAAGAAGTATAAAATCGTCTGCAGTTTCAGTTGATGATTATCTCAAGAATTTATTTCCTTCACCTTTATGGACGATGGATATTTATCCCGACGAAAATTTAGCTGTTATTGAATGCAGAAGTTATTCGGGTAATATGGAGCGCATCCGTGAAAAGCTGGATTCATTTTTTACCATCATCAAACAAAAAAATATTCAGCATGTAGCGCTTGATCTGCGCAGGAATGGTGGTGGTAATTCAGCGATCGGCACCTTGTTTTTATCTTATCTCACCCAAAAGCCGTTGATATCGGTTAATTCAAAATCATTTCGTGAATCAAAACGATTACATGAATTACCTGCAGACTTTTGGCTGAAGAAGCAGTTTGATAATGCGTTAAAAACCTGGAAAAGAGATGGAGAATTTCTTACCACTTATTTTGAGTCAGACAGTCCGCCTGCATTAGCAAAGCCCGAGTTGTTTTTTAGAGGTCAGTTTTATTTACTTACCAGTGCCCGCACTTATTCATCGGCACACATGACGGCCATGCAGGTGAAATGTTCGAACCTGGGAGTGATCATTGGTCAGCCAACAGGCGAGCAAATTGATCTTACGGGAGAGATACTCAGCAGTAAATTACCCAACACAAATATCTTGGTGTATATCCCCACAGCTAGGTTTACTGCTTCCTGTAAATGGAAAGAAAAGATGGGTGTGCAGCCGGATCATATTGTTGCATTTGATCCAAAGCATTTAACACATGCTGTCGATACAGAAATTGCTTACCTCAAGCAACTCATCAAAACAAAAAAGTGA
- a CDS encoding DUF4345 domain-containing protein codes for MKQHKLLRISSATLIGFSAFAILMVSLMAFQNPQAVMDLVQVKLTNNDAFSSIRGVYGGVGLTIFISLMYLAFKDHTKGLAFAAILWGSYALSRLMTISLEGPLGAFGQQWLMIESILCIVAVTLLIVRVKLQEAKA; via the coding sequence ATGAAACAGCACAAACTTTTACGCATTTCTTCTGCAACACTCATCGGCTTTTCAGCTTTTGCTATTTTAATGGTGAGCCTTATGGCTTTTCAAAACCCGCAAGCCGTAATGGACCTGGTACAGGTAAAGTTGACCAACAACGATGCCTTCAGTTCTATTCGTGGAGTATACGGTGGTGTTGGATTAACGATCTTCATCAGCTTAATGTATCTCGCATTTAAAGATCATACCAAAGGGTTGGCATTCGCAGCAATTCTCTGGGGAAGCTATGCTTTATCAAGACTGATGACCATTTCGCTGGAAGGACCGTTGGGCGCTTTTGGTCAGCAATGGTTGATGATCGAAAGTATACTTTGTATTGTTGCAGTAACCTTATTGATCGTTCGGGTAAAATTGCAGGAAGCAAAAGCATAA